The genomic window GAAGGCCCCTCTAGTAGGGGCCTTTGTTATTTGGATCCAGGCAATTTCCTACCCTCATGTAATGCCTTCACAATTTTCTCAAAACCCACTTTCCGAGTTTTCCCCCGTTGATAGGGATAAGCACTGGTAACATGCAACCTCAACTTATTGATACTTTTAAACATTTTGAAAACTACAAGGTAATCCATTTCTTTTCCTTCGTGACTCAACACCTTACAGGAGCAATAACCACCGCCACCACCAAGAAAAGTATAAAGCTCCGGCAACTGCGGAATAATATCCGGCAAATACAATGACAA from Ketobacter sp. MCCC 1A13808 includes these protein-coding regions:
- a CDS encoding heat-shock protein; the protein is MNKFNFGPNDTAIQQWGCFDKWALSHLDAHQVVYAFSDGSQYTIYVTYSHHCFAKTVKGYNDHANLLFPHSKDPRHFHQERYQLSLYLPDIIPQLPELYTFLGGGGGYCSCKVLSHEGKEMDYLVVFKMFKSINKLRLHVTSAYPYQRGKTRKVGFEKIVKALHEGRKLPGSK